gccacagtgcctgccccttcaaaaaaattgtttaccctgaaataaacatcttttaattccattattccataaaattttaagatttatttatttatttgacaggcagagttacagacagagaggaagagacagagagaaaggtcttccacccgctggttccctccccaaatggttgcaagggctGGATCTGAGCTGATCCAGAAGTAGGAGCcacgtgcacccatgtgggtgcaggggcccaagcgctggggccatcttctactgctttcccaggccatcagcagggagctggatcagaagtggagcagccaggactctaactggaaggggtgccacaggcagagacttaacctacttcaccacagtgctgaccccatccatgaactttttgaggtaccctaaAATAAGCACATTAAATTTTTCTGCTAATAAGCAAGTTTAGAAGATCTCAGCTGGAGTTTATTTAGTATCTGTTAGGTGCAAACGAGATCAtttgggtttttttaagatttattttatttatttgaaagagttacacacaaagaggagaggcagagagagagagagagagagagagagagagagagaggtcttccatccactggttcactccctaattggctgcaactgccagagctgtgcctagccgaagccaggagtcaggagcttcttccagatctcccaggcaggtgcaggggcccaaggacatgggccatcttctactgctttcctaggccatagcagagagctagatcggaagtggagcagctgagactcgaacaggcacttatatgggatgccggcactgcaagcagcggctttacccgctacgccacagcgctggccccagattatttgttttatatacataATTCCAGATACCAGAGGTCAGCCAGCACAGCTCCTAAAAGCTTCATAGCACTAAATGAAGATTTTACAATGGACCCTGTAGACGTGTAAAAGTCCATTTCTGCTGAATGTCTCATTTGTCTGCAGAGGCGTTTGGTAGGCCCAGGTCCAGCTGAGGATCACACATAGTGGCGTAACAGAGCTGGATGCTTCATTCCTTCCTCTACACGTGCTTGTtctcagggacccaagcccttggctACCCTGGCCCTCACCCCTGGACTCAGAATAGCCACTCAATGGGGTAGGAAAGAGTTCTTACAGCAGAgccttaaaagaaaaggaaaaaaaaagataaatgactatgttaaaaataagaacttcTGTTCATCAGATTATACCAGTTAGAGAATAAAACGGCAAGTCCTGGATTGGATGATATTTGCAATGTGTACATCTTAGAAAAGAATTAAGTCTAGAATATGCTTGAGTATAAAGAGCAGGtgcttcaggggaaaaaaaaatgtccaaattGCCAGTAACCGCACAGAGAGACGCTCTGTATCCTCagtacaaagaaaatgaaactgatgCTAGGATGGGACACCATCACCCACCAGAATGGCAAAGATGAGAAAGAATGATGACACCAAACATTGggtgtggagcaactgggatactTACAAATTCCAGGTGGAATTGTACATCAATACCATCAGTTTGGAAAATTGTTCAAAAGTCTCTCCTAGAGCCAAAGGTACGCCCACCCTTTGGCCCAGCAGCACCACTCTTGTGATGTACCTCTGCGGGTCTGCTTTTCATTCCTATCACAGCATACTTGAGGCTGGCTAACTTCATAAAGcacagaggtttatttagctcacagccTGGGAGGTTGAAAGTCCAAGCAGTGTGGCACAGGCTCCTGCAAGCATGTGCAAATGGCAGTAGGTGTGGCAGAAGAGATCCcataagcagggtcgggcctggttagtacttgggtGGGAGAAGAGATCACACATCTCAGAACAGGAAGCCCGGAGAGAGGCTGGGTGCGACCAGAGGCAGGCTCTTATGACAACCCTGCCTCAGAAACTAACCAGGGTCCCTGCAGAGATACTTAATCCCTTCTAGTGCCCCTAATTGGCCAAGGACTTCCCACTAGATCCCACCACTTAAGGGCTCCACACCACCTCCCAACATCACCGTTCTGGGACCAAGCTCCCAACACATGGATCTTACAAGATAAACCACTTCCATATAACAGTACCAAGAGAAAAGAGCGACAGACCAGGCTTCATAGCATCACCTGGAAATCTGTCTCAAGATGGGCATGTACTCTCGAAGCAGACATTGGGATCACCTTGAAATGTCACAGTTACAAATGAACCTGCTGTGTTTGGGAACAACAGAACCTCCCCACAGCTGGAACACTTGGGTTAGGATCCTGGAAAACATAAGGTCACAGGAGCAGGGGTGACTTACAACACTTGCTGAGGAGTGGGGTTTGCCAAAGACATGTTCAGGTTTGGACCAGGAGGAGATCACTTGGAGTTGTGTGGGGTGCAGCCAGAAGACTGTGGAATTGTTGGCAGTCAGGATGGTGCTCACTTTGCAGCCATTCTCCTTTTCTGGAGAGAAAGCACTTTGAGTTTACCCTGCATCGTATGCCACTTTCCATTCTATGAGGAGTGCAGTTGGCACATGGCTCTGATGCTTCTCCAGAAAGCCTTCCCTTTCCACAGTGGCAAAGGGGAAAGCAAGGTGGGCACATGGCCATCCAGCACAGGCTGCTCCGCCAAGCCCCCCATCGGTAAGGAGTCCCAGTGGCAACTGTCAAACCTCTTCCTAAGGATGTCACTGGTATAAAATGCACACAGGCTCTGTCCAATTTTAAAGTGAACCTTGTCTTTCTCTTCCAAGTCTTCCTCATCTCTTTCTACTGACCATTCAACAAAAGGcagcccaggctctgcccagGGGACAGGATCCTTAGCAGGTAATATAAAAACCACACAGAGCAGAGTGAAAGGACAAGCAACATGGGgtgtttttctttgtcttctttgtgtgtttgtttgtttgtttgtttaaaaggcagagagagccaaagagagatcttccttccactggttcactacccaaatacatgcaaaaaccaggctgggccaggccaaagccaggaacttggaactcaatccaggactttCATTTgtgtatcagggacccaagtgcctctcagggtgtgtattagcagaaagctggaatccaaaCGGACTCCAGcagtgatgcaggcatcccaagcagccacttaatccctgtgccaaatgcctgcccctggctgtTTTCCTCTGGAGCAAAAGTCCCATGGGTGCACCCACTGCCCAGTATCCTTGAGACAGTCCCTAACTGCTTTGAGTCCCTGCATGGAAAGATCCACCACTGCATAATTATATGGCAGACAGCACCACCCTGGTCATGTTTGTGCCAAAGACAGAGCAAGAGGAAATGGCCTTACTATGCAAGACGAGGGATGGGGGTGAGGCTGACCATCAGTGAATCTGCTGGGGTTCCTGGGGCAGGAGCAGAATCCCCTTCTTTAGAGATGTAACAAGAAAAGATTCTGGCTGTGCACCAGGGAATGAGCACCCTGATCCCTGAAAAAGATGCTTTGGCTCAGTGGCCACACCAGCCCTCTTGACTTCCCCAACTGGCTGTGCTCAAAATTGCAGGAAAGCTCGTGGGCCCTTTGctgaattccagtttcctggtgaGTGCAGGAACATAACCAGATCTCCCTGGCTGGGAGCCCTATGCAGATTAGTTTATGGAACACTCTTCTGTTCCTTAGAGAAAGTTCCTTAAATAGCCAGAAAGGGAATCCAGTGAGGCAGCCGGCCCACACTGCTTCCCAGGGGAAGCAAGGAGCCCTCTCCATGGGCCACTGCTGCTGGCGCCGGGAGGAGCCCAGCAAGGCCGTCCCCGAGAGCTTCTGCgtgaggaggaggcagggtctTGCTTCGCTCTGGAAAGCCAACTCCTCTGCCACTGGGCACAGCCAGAGATTGCCAGCAGGTCTGCTCCAAGAAGATCCCACAAGCACAGGGGCCCTTGGTCTAGCTTGGGAGCTGCAGGAATGGGGGCTCTGCACCTACCCCCTTCTGGCTCCCACCTCAAGGTTCCTGCCCTTATGGACAGCACGGGGCCAGCCATGCCTTCTGCCCACCCCGCAGACATCACCACTGTGCATGTGGGCAGCCCTTCCTGTGAAAAAGATTGGGTGTCACCTCTCCGTTAAGCAGCAGAGTGCAGGGTTCATCTGGACTCCTGCCTTCATCATGCAATAAAAATAAGACCAAGTCGAGGTAGGTTTCTGTAACCAAGCACAGTCATGAATCTCTGCAGAGCCACCACCAAGGATTTGTCCTCTGCCGGTTGTGCCTGACTTGAAGCCAAATTTAACACCAGCCTGTTCCCTGAGCCTGGGAGGATTTAAATGTTCCCCAGCAGGTCCTTGCAGGAGAACCTTGCCCTTTTGCTTCTTACAAAGCAGTGCCCACAGAGGCATCcctttccatgcgggtgcagactGTCAACATACTCACCAAGAGCAAGCACTCAAGGGCAGACGGTACAAGGGGGCGTACACTTGTCAAGTAAGAAAATGACATTAGGACACCCAGAGGGATCGGCCTTTGGGAGAAATAAGGCAGGTATTTTAATTAATCATCATGGTGCCCCCTGGAAGCAGCCTGCATATCCAAAGACTTCCTTCTCTAAAGAGCCTCAGGCCTTAGTTTGTCTCCTTCAGCCAGACTCAGCTGTGACACCTGGCACACCTGGGCCTTCTGGGGCTGCTCCTTACCCCGTGGTGGAGAGGTGGTTCCTCCTGGCGCTTACCCTCCTGTTAAGGCTCAGGCACTGGGCAAAGCGTGTGCCAAGCAGGATCTTCCTGGTGGAGCTCGGAGCCTTGCAGAGCAGAAAGACCATCCAACCAGAGCACCAGCTGTGTGGGAGTGTAGGGGACCGTGGAACACATTCAGCAAGCCCTGGTGAGAGGGTCCTACTCCAGGCAGAACCTTCCTACTCCTTATCAGCGAGGTGCCCATGGCCATGTAACCTGGAGCTGCCCCAAACCAGACCTGAGAGTGGAGAGTGACCTGGGGGAGCACGAGTTCAGAGGAGCCTCACCTTCTGCACTTGCTGCCTGTTCGAAAAGCGTTTGCGTCACATCCTTTAAGGCTCCGTAATTCAGgctctcagaaacctgaattgcTGCTCTTCACCTGCAGCTCTGAAAGCCACTCTCAGGAAAACAACTTGCGGTTTGCAATATGCTATGCTGGGAGGGAATAGGATCAGCAAGTCACCGGGGCGGAAACAGaaaccacacacagagagaaggtagaAACCTAGGATTGAAGAAGCATCAAAAATTCCAAACAGATAATTCATGGAGAATCCTGAGTATCTGAATCCATGGGAGAAGAAAAGGAGCAATTGTGGATtccgagttagacagtgagagagagagacagagagaaaggtcttccttccgttggttcaccccccaaatggctgctatggcccgtgtgctgcactgatccgaagccaccaatcgggactagaacccggagtgctggcgccgcaggcggaggattagcctagtgagccacagcactggcctgattCCTGAATCTTAATACATGAAAGAGTACAGGGCTATTTACTAAATGGTCTCCCTGCCTCCAGACTGACCTCCATCCGACTCATTGTGCAGTTCTGACTGTGCGCTATCTTgctacaaaaccaggagcttcgtccaggtctcccatgcgggtgcagggtccaaacacctgggccaccttccactgctctcccaggtgcgatagcagggagctggctcagaagcagagcagccggcacatgaaccagtgcccatctgggatgccggtgctgcaggtaccAGCTACACTACCATGCTGCCCCCTCTTGGGCATCTTTAATAATCCACTGAAAGCTGAAAACCTAAGCACACCCATCAAGCAGCTCTGCTTAAAAGACCCCCAGTTAACGATTGAAAGGATGAGTCAATTCAATTGCTACAGTATTAGGAGATTTCAGGAATTAGACAAATGATAGAAATCAATGCAAGGAAGGGCCATAGAGAGGAACCATAATCAAGAGCATGACTTAGTGGAAGGATAATCAGCATGTGCATTACTTACCCAGATGGCCAGGATCCTCTTGACCAATATGGCTCTGGACCCCATTCCCAACTTGACCTtccacacacctgcaccccagcCAAGCTAAACTGCTGCTGCCCCCTACAGGCCCCTGGCTCTTCTGCCAGCACCCAGCCTCTGCTTACTTcagcctctccccagcctgcCGCTTTCTCTCAGGCCCTCCATCGGGAGCGCAGGTACCCATCCTCCAAGACTCACCTCTGGCCATCTCCACCGAAGACTGCTTTGCCCCACTGGGCGACGTGATCTCTCCCTCAATTCCCTTTACTGTGTCCCTCGTCACAGTCTCTTGTCTCAGttatttgttcccttttttttttttttcaatgaattatAAGTGCCGTGTGACCAAAGACTGAAATGTTGGGAGCGTAAGCTTCCCTTCCTTTGCCCACAATAGGTACCCGACAAACAAGAATTTGATCTCGCTGAATTCCCTCCATGCCTGTGGGGAAATCGACTTCTTCTTTAATAGCAAGGTAGGGGTGTGTGTTGCTAAAGGCAAAGCCCGTGCCTGGTAAATACAGTAAGCCCAGTCAGAACCCTCTTCTTGGGCCCTCTCactcgttttctctctctccctctctctctctttccttctctttcaaataaataaatcatttaaaacatttctttttaaatttttgacaggtagagttatagacagtgaaagagagaaacagagagaaaggtcttccttcccttggttcactccccatatggctgctatggccggcgctgcgccaatccgaagccaggagccaggtgcttctcctggtctcccatggggtgcagggcccgagcacctgggccatcctccactgcactcccgggccacagcagagagctggcctggaagaggggcaaccgggacagactccggcgccccgaccgggactagaacccggtgtgccggtgccgctaggtggaggattagcctagtgagccacggcgccggcctcagaccCATTATTTAACTGAAACTTCGCATCGTAAGCTTGACCAGTAGGCTTGGACACAGACTGCAAGGAGAATCTAGGAGACCGGGGCAGGGGGGTGTGCATGGGAGGCTCCCAGTTCCatgcagcagagagagggagctcctggGGAGCCGCAgtgagggctgggtggggggggaggcCTGGGGAGTGGATGGGAGGACAGAGTGGGTGAAACTGTTCACCCAGGCCCACCGGGCTGCACAAGATTACTCAGTGGTCGCGTTCCCATACAGAATGTTTGCAAAGCAAAATAGAGAAAGGCAGTAGTTGCTCCTAACAGCAAGTTGGTAAATGCTAATCTCTCTCCATGGAGAATAGCTGGCCTTGGGCCATGGGCCATTGTGAGTTGAAGGTGTCTCTGTGCGTCCAGTCCTGATTGCTCTCAGCTCCCATCAGTACCATTTCCAGCGTCCCCAGGGGAGGCACTGGATAGCTTTGGGTGGAAGGAGACTTACACCCATCAAACATGCTTTTGGCACTTCCTCGTAATTCTTGTCTCCAGTGCTTTGCTCGGCCAGGCCCTCATCCTTTTGGATGATTTGCGGAACCcggtatgtgtgtgcatttaaaGCTGTCATTCCCTGCTGGGATGAGGAGTTGCATCTCCCCAAGCTCCCAAGACGCAGGAACTCCTCAAAGCCCCACTGCCCATCTTGGCTCTAGAGTTGGGAGAATGAGGTTCCTGGTGCCGTCATATCCAGCAGTCTCCCGGTGATGGTACAGTGTGTCTCATGCATCCACGCCTGGCTAACTAACGTGCGGTGCCCTCTCCACCCATAGGTGCCAAGGGTACACAGGAAGTTTCCCAAAGCCGGCCGAGCGCACCACTCCTCCGACAAGAAGCCTCGTTCCAGTCCTTCTCCAAGCATCACTGCCCCGAGCTGTGGCGGCAGCCCGCAGTCCCCGCTCGACTGCCCACTCCCAGGACCCAGCTGGACGCACCTGCCTCCCATGCACCAGCAGGAACTTgccagcagcccccagggccctccctgGTGTTTCCAGCGAAGCAAGTCCTTGTTCTGTTTGCCCACGGGAGGACCCTCGCCAGCCACCTCCTCCGAACCACAGTGGTTTTCCAGCACAGgtgccccagggcccagggcggcCGAGTGGAGGCACAGCCAGCCCCTCTCTGTGGATGACTTAGAGGGGGCCCAGGAGACGGATGTGGACACAGGCCTGCGGCTGTCCTCCTCGGACCTGTCTGTGGTCTCCGCATACTCTGCACCCAGCAGGTTCTGCAACACGGCAGAGGCATCCCTCCCCTCCGAAAGACGCAGCAGCCACCGGCCAGGGCACAAGGGGTCCAGAGAAGCACCACTGCCCGCTGTCAGTGAGGCCCCCGCGGGCGCCTCCCaggcctccctctctttcttcatcCAAGGGTCCTCCAGCTCCTCAGGGACAGATGGCACTGCTGCCCCGGCTTCCAGCACCTCCTTGCTCCCTAAGTCACCCCCAGAGCTCTCTTGTGACGCTCCTCGCATCACCCAGACCAGCAGAGCCATGCCACCACCCGCCGTGTTGCCTGGCCCCGGGGATGATGACATGGAAGAATTCTACATCTGACCGCCTCCGCCTTTGTCGTTCAGACGCACGGATGCAGACGCGCAGGCTCAGGCCTCCCTGTCCCTCTGGTCTCGGAACGCACCAGCGttctctgccctgctccccaggTCTGTCTGGGATTTCATTGTCTGCTGCCTGGGGACCGTGAGCACATTTGCCAGTCTCTCCATTCTTAACTGAGAGATGGTGTATTTTAGGGACTCGCCGTAAAATACTGACattttatgcaaataaaataagccgtaaaatatatatttttgaatgctCAATTTGAGGCATGGCTTAGTGCACTTATACCACTTAAATGTTTCATTAGAATTATTTGAGATGAAAAGAAGATCCAGTCAGCCAGAGCTGATTTAGCACATTTTCCTGCTGAGAAGGAAAACAATTAAAGCCAAAATGTCGAATGTGGGAAGGATACTAAGTGACTTGCACGAGCCAGCCGTGCACAGTAACAGAATGTGCACCTTCCGGGATTCTTTGTGTATATGTGCAGTAGCCCGAGGAATTTTCAAGTCTTGCTTAGAATGGGGAGAGTCAGCTCGATAAGACAGCTGTGGACAGATGCCTGCCTTTGAGGCCATGCGGCTTCTGAAAATCTGAATTTACACTAAAGTGGCTTAGAGATTTTCTAAGGGTTTGGCACAAGTAACAGACTCATCATGCATTGAAAATTTGATTTGAGTTCCAAAAATTAGATTTGCATCTATTTTCCAATAACATTCACTGTAATGAATGAGAGCCCCAGACCACCTCTCCACGCTCTTGAGTTTATTTAGATCACTGAGTAAGACTCTCCTTGGAGTTAGAGAATCATAGAATATTAGACATACTGGGTAGGTAATCGCAAgaattttcagttttcaaaagCACAGTCTAAGGACAATAGGAGctacattttctactgctttttccagtcAGCATGCCTGGCCACAGgtcctacattttttatttttaagtgactgGTGACATTTTAGCTGGCATTTTGATTGCACAGATTAGCAACTGCCCTCTccccaaaaccaggaacctacCTACCACACTGTTCTGACCAAATACTTCCAAAAAATGCTTGTGGGCTTGGGGACGGCTGCAGCTGGAGCCCAGCCTCGGCTCTCCCTGCCTGTGGCTGGCTCTGTCGCAGCATGAGTGGCACTCAAATCTCACCCCCAGGAAGGGCATGTTTACAACTGCAGCCTCAGCAATGCCAAGTGTGACATCAGGGGCAATGCCAAGTTGTCTCCCAGATGCGTAAACATTTATCTTTGGGGAAGGAGAACATGGATGTGTGTTGTTCATGTCCCAGGCTGGTGCTCTTTGTCACAATGACTCATGGCACAGAGTTCagcactcccaaaatgcccacaccagcccaGCCGGCCTCCGAAATCTTTCCGACACAGTCATTCACGCAGCCCTTACTGATCTCAGACTCCCACTCAGGTCTACACCGTCCTTGCAATGAGAGCCTTAGATCCTGCCTCAAACGGCCTGGACATTGTAGGACTTCAAACTGTAATATTCTACTCcaatgtaaataaatgaaaatatggtCTCTTCTAATTCATTTTCTGAAAAGGGCTACGTAATAAATAGGGTAGGCAGTCATATCATAACTACTGCCGCTGTGGCAGGAAAGCTGCTgtggataaaatgaaaatgaacggGAGTGGCAGAGTTCCAATAAGACTTTGGTGGGCCAGACAAGGTCCAAGGGTGAAGGTCAACCAGCCCTTGAACTAGACTGCCTGGGGCTGATTCGAGACTTAAGAACTGAGACTCTGAAGTGTGTACCTTGGCTGACTGTGGTTGTGATGCCAAGAAATCAGGCTGCTCCCGTCAAGCCAATGACTACAGAACTACAGGCCCAGAACACCAAAGGGCTTCTTTCTACAGAACCAGTTCCTACACCAGCAGTGCCCTCCTGCCTGGAAACGTGACTCAGGGTCAGCCGCTGGCAAGGGAAGGCAGCGGTGACATCAGGGAGGAGGAAAAAAGTCACTCAGGCAATGGCACAGCCCCCAGGGAACAGGGGCACAAgcccaatagctacaaaagccaACGAGGCAAAACATGAGTGGCCCAGCTGGCAAGGGATGGCCCTGTCTTCGTCCTTAACCCATGCCCTTCTTTTATTCTTCTCGCATGTCCTCCAGGATTGCCTCAGAGCCCAGCGTCTTCTCAGCGCCACCCTCATCACAGTCTGGTCCAAACTGAGTGACCCCCAAGGGTCATCTGAAAGCAGGAAAGGCAGATGCCCCATAACACAAGGGGGGAAGGGGCGGGAAGACCGCATTCAGGCGCCCCAGTGCCTATGTTGGGGAAATGGGAGTCACTCTGTGGAGAAGGAGCCATAGGGTGGGTTCCAGAGGCCTCGGCTTCCCTCCTGGCTACACAACCAGCACTTCCTTATCCTGgagggctcctgacacccactaGGGAATCCTGACCCTCTTGGATATTGTTCTTGTGAAAGATGCTGGCCTCTtacaggtgctcaataaatttttccataaaaaaaaagagttgtctcatttattatttctttgctaACCTAGGCTCTGTGAGGTAGGCAGTCTCAGTTTTAACCCTAGCTTGATAGAACGTAAAAGATCACAACCGCTTAATAGAACACAGTTTCTTGTCTCCTCTGCCCCAGCAATGCCTGGGGGGCTGTATCAGCAAGTGCCCTGATCAAGTACACATCCAAATCAGATCCCCCATATTACTGCTCGTGATCCTACACTGGCCAATACTGACCACCACCAAGTGTGTGCTGCAAGCATCAGATGTTTCTCAGTCCACTCCCACTGACCCGGCAAGCCCTACAGAAATGAGCTTGCATTGCCTCCGTTGCTTAACACGAGCATGAGAGGGACCCTTGGGGCAAGGGTTGAGCCTTTTGGGACACACATGATAGGAAGAACTGGACTGTGGTGCTGCTCGATTCCAGGGCCTGAGGGCAGGGGGCAGTCACAAGAGGGTGTGTCAGGCTGCACTGACTGCAGGTGGGACCAGGTGTTTGCTTTGGTTGGGATGTCTTAAGCCCATGGCTGATCGCTTCAGGCCCAAGTAAAGTAGAAGTGCAGGGATCTTCCTGTTGCCTTGCTTTCGTTGGGTGAATGAATTCTCCAGTCTGTCCACCAAGAAATACTCGAATAGACGCACAAGTccagaagagatttttttttttttttagaggcaaaTGAAACCAACCAGAGAGAGCGTCTCCCTCCCCAAACCCTCACAACTGTGACAAGGACCCGTTCTGGCCAGGGCTCTCCAAGATCAGGGTTGCAGCAGAGTAGCACAGTGGCTGAACAGCCACCTGCTCTTTCTCTGCCCCAGGCGTCTAACTGACCATAAGTATCACCTCATTATTTCTAcactctgtttctcttttaatCCCCGAGAACACAGTTAGATGCTGCAGAGGCTGGAGAGGCCAGCATGAGAAGTGAACATGAATGCTGTGGACACTCAAGAGAAACACCTTTTGTCACAACTGTTACACCTGATGGGGACAGTGT
The DNA window shown above is from Oryctolagus cuniculus chromosome 9, mOryCun1.1, whole genome shotgun sequence and carries:
- the FAM124A gene encoding protein FAM124A isoform X3, yielding MTARTRAPRPEGELSVEEAQDPFLVSIHIIADPGESRPLQEAIDKVLAWIHPDLPLFRVSERRSSGRRRKSPRGTQPALAVVLFLQEEYGEEQILQLHRTLRRPPWRHHHTERVHGRFLPYLPCSQDFFTLAPGTPLWAIRPVHYGKEIVRFTIYCRHDSYADSLRFYELILRRSPSQRKTDFCIFPIFSNLDLDIQFSLKRLPCDQNPVPTDSSVLEFRVKDMGELVPLLPNPCSPISEGRWQTEDHDGNKILLQVPRVHRKFPKAGRAHHSSDKKPRSSPSPSITAPSCGGSPQSPLDCPLPGPSWTHLPPMHQQELASSPQGPPWCFQRSKSLFCLPTGGPSPATSSEPQWFSSTGAPGPRAAEWRHSQPLSVDDLEGAQETDVDTGLRLSSSDLSVVSAYSAPSRFCNTAEASLPSERRSSHRPGHKGSREAPLPAVSEAPAGASQASLSFFIQGSSSSSGTDGTAAPASSTSLLPKSPPELSCDAPRITQTSRAMPPPAVLPGPGDDDMEEFYI